In one Agathobacter rectalis ATCC 33656 genomic region, the following are encoded:
- a CDS encoding aminotransferase class I/II-fold pyridoxal phosphate-dependent enzyme: protein MRDPLSSTIKTIQPSGIRKFFDIVSEMKDAISLGVGEPDFDTPWHIRDEGIYSLEKGRTFYTSNAGLKELKIEIAKYLDRRYGMTYDYNKEIMVTVGGSEAIDIALRAMLDAGDEVIIPQPSYVSYVPCTVLAGGTPVIVELKEENDFRLTAEELEAVITPKTKILIMPFPNNPTGAIMEKADLEAIVQVVKEHDLFVISDEIYSELTYVDKHVSIASFPGMKERTVLINGFSKAYAMTGWRLGYACAPETILKQMLKIHQFAIMCAPTTSQYAAVEAMKNGDEDVAQMREEYNGRRRYVLHRFKEMGLKCFEPFGAFYAFPSIKEFGMNSDEFATKLLNSKKIAVVPGTAFGECGEGFLRISYAYSLDDLKEALGRIEEFVTELRAGMDNK, encoded by the coding sequence ATGAGAGACCCTTTATCCAGTACCATAAAGACTATCCAGCCATCGGGCATCCGTAAGTTTTTTGATATAGTGAGCGAGATGAAGGATGCGATATCGCTCGGAGTAGGTGAGCCTGATTTTGACACACCGTGGCATATCAGGGATGAGGGCATATATTCCCTTGAAAAGGGACGCACCTTCTACACCTCAAATGCCGGACTCAAGGAGTTAAAGATTGAGATTGCAAAATATCTCGACAGAAGATACGGCATGACATATGATTACAACAAAGAGATCATGGTAACTGTCGGCGGCAGCGAGGCTATAGATATCGCACTGCGCGCCATGCTCGATGCGGGAGATGAGGTGATTATCCCGCAGCCAAGCTATGTTTCATATGTGCCATGTACTGTGCTGGCAGGTGGCACACCTGTGATTGTGGAGCTCAAGGAGGAAAATGATTTCAGGCTGACAGCCGAGGAGCTTGAGGCTGTTATCACTCCAAAGACAAAGATACTTATCATGCCTTTCCCTAATAACCCTACAGGCGCTATCATGGAAAAAGCAGACCTTGAAGCAATTGTTCAGGTGGTTAAGGAGCATGATCTGTTTGTGATAAGTGACGAGATTTATTCGGAGCTTACATATGTGGATAAGCATGTGTCTATAGCATCGTTTCCGGGAATGAAGGAGCGCACAGTGCTCATAAACGGTTTTTCCAAGGCATATGCCATGACAGGTTGGAGGCTTGGATATGCATGTGCACCTGAGACCATTTTAAAGCAGATGCTAAAGATTCATCAGTTTGCAATCATGTGTGCGCCGACCACGAGCCAGTATGCGGCTGTCGAGGCTATGAAAAACGGTGATGAGGATGTTGCACAGATGAGGGAGGAATACAACGGCCGCAGACGCTATGTGCTTCACCGCTTTAAGGAGATGGGGCTTAAGTGCTTTGAGCCTTTCGGAGCTTTTTATGCGTTCCCAAGCATCAAGGAGTTTGGCATGAACTCCGATGAGTTTGCCACAAAGCTTCTAAATAGCAAGAAGATTGCCGTGGTTCCGGGAACTGCATTCGGAGAGTGCGGTGAGGGCTTTTTACGTATATCATATGCATATTCGCTTGATGATTTAAAGGAGGCGCTCGGCCGCATTGAGGAGTTTGTCACAGAGCTTCGCGCCGGGATGGATAATAAATAG
- a CDS encoding type II toxin-antitoxin system RelE/ParE family toxin: MGGFIAEFYENGDEIPVKDFLDSLNVKMRAKLLMEIKLLEEKGTLLREPYSKPLGDGIFELRAKVGTDISRVLYFFYYEGRIVLTHGFIKKTQRTPAGEIEKAKKYRRDYIERHGK; the protein is encoded by the coding sequence ATGGGTGGATTTATTGCTGAATTTTATGAGAATGGGGACGAAATTCCGGTAAAAGATTTTTTAGATAGTTTAAATGTTAAGATGCGAGCTAAGCTATTGATGGAAATTAAACTATTGGAAGAAAAAGGTACGTTGCTGAGAGAACCATACAGCAAGCCGCTCGGTGATGGGATTTTTGAATTGAGAGCTAAGGTAGGAACAGATATTTCGAGAGTATTATATTTTTTCTATTATGAAGGAAGAATAGTATTGACACATGGATTCATTAAAAAAACTCAGAGGACACCGGCTGGTGAAATTGAAAAGGCTAAGAAATATAGAAGAGATTATATAGAAAGGCATGGTAAATAA
- a CDS encoding Lrp/AsnC family transcriptional regulator, which produces MREKILTFIEKNSRINLKELAIMLGVDEASVANEIAAMEQENVICGYHTLIDWDKAGLEKVTAMIEVRVTPQRGMGFDKIAERIYNYPEVKSVYLISGGFDLMVTLEGKTLREVSQFVTDKLSTLDQVLSTKTNFILKKYKDHGTIMAAPVKSDERGIMS; this is translated from the coding sequence ATGAGAGAAAAGATATTAACATTTATAGAGAAAAACAGCAGGATAAACCTGAAGGAGCTTGCAATCATGCTTGGTGTGGATGAGGCAAGTGTGGCAAACGAGATTGCTGCTATGGAGCAGGAGAATGTCATCTGCGGATATCACACACTGATTGACTGGGACAAGGCAGGCCTTGAGAAGGTCACAGCCATGATAGAGGTCAGAGTGACACCACAGCGCGGCATGGGCTTCGACAAGATTGCCGAGCGTATATACAACTATCCTGAGGTGAAGTCTGTATACCTTATCTCAGGCGGCTTCGACCTCATGGTCACACTCGAGGGCAAGACTCTGCGCGAGGTATCACAGTTTGTGACAGATAAGCTTTCTACACTGGATCAGGTGCTTTCGACAAAGACAAACTTTATTCTGAAGAAATACAAGGATCATGGAACTATCATGGCGGCACCTGTCAAATCCGATGAAAGGGGAATTATGTCATAA
- a CDS encoding B12-binding domain-containing radical SAM protein: MNILLTAINAKYIHSNLAVYSLRACAGEYRDAVELAEYTINNQKDYILEELYKRKPDVLCFSCYIWNIDYVTDIAREYKKLCPSVPIWVGGPEVSYEVEAFLRENPYIDGVMIGEGEDTFRELCGYYAHKRKLSDIAGIAFRKNSTGNSTSNRTSVNNAGCKADEIVFTSPRPIKNMSEIPFCYDTLDDFSNRIIYYESSRGCPFSCSYCLSSVDKTLRFRDTEIVKRELKFFIDQKVPQIKFVDRTFNCNHAHAMELWRFIKANDNGVTNFHFEISADLLNQEEIELISDMRPGLIQLEIGVQSTNEVTIKEIHRTMKLERLKEVVRLIQSGNNIHEHLDLIAGLPYEDYDSFGRSFDEIYELKPNQLQLGFLKVLKGSYMFEHAAEYGIVYHDKPPYEVMSTKWLSFDDVIKIKRVEDMLEVYYNSGQFEITMKLMECIFDSAFEFFQELGDFYEANGYFGMSHSRIRRCEILLEFLALYLHGCDRDAITSVVLSENAGDRDNTDFDENAIDRDSTDFDENAQIYNMIQESLIFDLYYRENCKSRPRWATDIGKFKHMTHAYCKNGKLSHVEPFHYIFPDKHMRKLDELPKYHKEPVWALFHYDMRDPLDHQALVEYVDNSKKPGRFTD; encoded by the coding sequence ATGAACATTTTACTGACAGCAATAAATGCAAAATACATACATTCAAACCTTGCAGTTTACTCACTGCGCGCCTGTGCCGGGGAGTACAGGGATGCTGTGGAGCTTGCGGAATACACGATAAACAATCAGAAGGATTACATTCTTGAGGAGCTTTATAAGAGGAAGCCCGACGTACTTTGTTTTTCGTGCTATATATGGAATATTGATTATGTGACTGATATTGCACGCGAGTATAAAAAGCTTTGTCCGTCAGTGCCGATATGGGTTGGAGGCCCTGAGGTGTCTTACGAGGTGGAGGCATTTCTGCGGGAAAATCCATACATAGACGGTGTGATGATAGGCGAGGGTGAGGATACCTTTAGAGAGCTGTGTGGTTACTATGCGCATAAAAGAAAGCTGAGTGATATTGCAGGCATTGCTTTCAGAAAAAACAGCACAGGTAATAGTACAAGTAATAGAACAAGTGTGAACAACGCAGGCTGCAAAGCGGATGAAATAGTATTTACAAGTCCACGCCCAATCAAAAACATGAGTGAAATCCCATTCTGCTATGATACGCTTGATGATTTTTCAAACCGCATCATCTACTACGAGAGCAGCAGGGGATGCCCGTTTTCGTGCAGCTATTGCCTGTCATCGGTGGATAAGACACTGCGTTTCAGGGATACTGAGATTGTCAAAAGGGAGCTTAAGTTTTTCATAGACCAGAAGGTGCCTCAGATTAAGTTTGTGGACAGAACCTTCAACTGCAATCATGCTCATGCCATGGAGCTGTGGCGCTTTATAAAGGCGAATGACAATGGTGTGACAAACTTTCACTTTGAGATATCGGCGGATCTGCTGAATCAGGAGGAGATTGAGCTGATTTCTGATATGAGGCCGGGGCTGATACAGCTTGAAATCGGTGTGCAGTCCACTAATGAGGTCACGATTAAGGAGATTCACAGGACTATGAAGCTTGAGAGGCTTAAGGAGGTTGTGAGGCTCATTCAAAGCGGCAACAATATCCACGAGCATCTGGATCTGATTGCAGGGCTGCCATACGAGGACTATGATAGCTTTGGGCGTTCTTTTGATGAGATTTATGAGCTTAAGCCAAACCAGCTGCAGCTGGGATTTTTAAAGGTGCTCAAGGGCTCGTATATGTTTGAGCATGCCGCGGAATATGGTATTGTCTACCATGACAAGCCACCGTATGAGGTTATGTCCACAAAATGGCTTTCGTTTGATGATGTGATAAAGATTAAGCGCGTCGAGGATATGCTTGAGGTGTATTACAACAGCGGACAGTTTGAGATTACGATGAAGCTCATGGAGTGTATCTTTGACAGTGCGTTTGAGTTTTTTCAGGAGCTTGGAGATTTTTATGAGGCAAACGGCTATTTTGGAATGAGCCATTCGCGCATCAGAAGGTGTGAGATACTGCTTGAGTTTCTGGCTTTATACCTGCATGGCTGTGACCGCGATGCTATAACTTCTGTGGTATTATCAGAAAATGCCGGAGATAGAGATAATACTGATTTTGACGAAAATGCCATAGATAGAGATAGTACTGATTTTGATGAAAATGCGCAGATTTACAACATGATTCAGGAGTCACTCATCTTTGATTTGTACTATCGTGAAAACTGCAAGAGCCGCCCGAGGTGGGCCACAGATATAGGCAAATTCAAGCATATGACACATGCATACTGTAAGAATGGAAAGCTATCGCATGTGGAGCCGTTCCACTATATTTTTCCTGACAAGCACATGCGCAAGCTGGATGAACTGCCAAAGTATCATAAGGAGCCGGTGTGGGCGCTTTTCCACTACGACATGAGAGACCCGCTTGACCACCAGGCGCTGGTGGAGTATGTAGATAACAGTAAAAAGCCGGGAAGGTTTACGGACTAA
- a CDS encoding helix-turn-helix domain-containing protein, which produces MVNNMRYDDYLQEQLKNPDVKKEWDDLQPEMDVIRAMIDARIKNNLTQKELAARTGIDQADISKLENGTRNPSLKLLKRLAHGMGMQLKIEFVPMQPLKK; this is translated from the coding sequence ATGGTAAATAATATGAGATATGACGATTATTTACAGGAGCAGCTTAAAAATCCTGACGTAAAAAAAGAGTGGGACGATCTCCAGCCTGAGATGGATGTCATAAGGGCTATGATAGATGCGCGCATTAAAAATAATTTGACTCAAAAGGAGCTTGCAGCACGTACAGGCATTGATCAGGCGGATATTAGTAAGCTTGAAAATGGAACGAGAAATCCATCTTTGAAACTTTTAAAGAGGCTTGCGCATGGAATGGGGATGCAGTTGAAAATTGAATTTGTACCAATGCAGCCGTTAAAAAAATAA
- a CDS encoding AIR synthase related protein, whose amino-acid sequence MKNGKISESVLKRSVLKQLHTKSDRILFKPAVGEDCAVISMQAGGKTKLVTATQTFTLDVSDKHVRANCAVYDALNNIYAMGADPVGIELALLVPTTENEAVLRETVRAIDAVCEKAGIVVLGGHTQVSRAVKNIVVTVTAIGEAYEQALTPSSAAAPGMDVIVTGYVGLEGTAILANEKRTELETRFSKAFIDKSAAYIDHISTAMEAASAIGAGVAAIHDASQGGIFGALWDMAEASGIGLDIDLKKLPIRQDTIEISEFFDINPYKLLSGGSLIIIAADGTRVVRELEKTGQNAVIVGATTDSNDRVLISGEERRFLETAQTDEIYKVFN is encoded by the coding sequence ATGAAAAACGGTAAAATATCAGAGTCGGTTTTAAAGCGCTCTGTCTTAAAACAACTTCATACCAAAAGCGACAGAATACTTTTTAAACCGGCAGTAGGTGAGGACTGTGCGGTGATTTCCATGCAGGCAGGCGGCAAAACCAAGTTAGTTACTGCTACTCAGACGTTCACACTTGATGTATCGGATAAGCATGTGCGTGCTAACTGCGCAGTTTATGATGCATTGAACAATATTTATGCCATGGGGGCAGACCCTGTTGGGATAGAGCTGGCACTGCTTGTACCTACCACAGAAAACGAAGCCGTGCTTCGCGAGACGGTGAGAGCGATTGATGCTGTATGTGAGAAAGCAGGCATTGTGGTGCTTGGCGGACATACACAGGTGAGCCGTGCGGTGAAGAATATCGTGGTGACAGTTACAGCAATAGGTGAGGCCTATGAGCAGGCGCTTACACCATCATCGGCAGCAGCACCGGGCATGGACGTAATAGTGACAGGCTATGTGGGGCTTGAGGGCACCGCAATTCTTGCAAATGAGAAAAGAACCGAGCTTGAAACGAGATTTTCCAAGGCATTTATAGATAAATCAGCAGCATATATAGACCATATTTCCACAGCAATGGAGGCTGCATCCGCGATTGGCGCCGGTGTGGCGGCAATCCATGACGCTTCGCAGGGAGGCATCTTTGGAGCACTCTGGGATATGGCAGAGGCTTCGGGAATTGGTCTTGACATCGATTTAAAGAAGCTCCCTATCAGGCAGGATACGATTGAAATAAGTGAATTTTTTGACATAAACCCGTATAAGCTTTTGTCAGGAGGAAGTCTGATAATCATAGCTGCAGATGGTACACGCGTGGTCAGAGAGCTTGAGAAAACAGGACAAAATGCTGTTATAGTCGGTGCTACAACCGATTCAAACGACAGAGTGCTGATTTCCGGCGAGGAGAGACGATTTTTGGAGACTGCCCAGACTGACGAGATATACAAGGTTTTCAACTAA
- a CDS encoding manganese efflux pump: MGWIEYLLIVAGSSLEIFVAMECQGSLIQKVNKKQLTAICFIVAVCQLLAMYIGYFLSSFLNGKYSVKDEALLGEIISIGILIGLGIRLIGKAIRNERIEEHCQAQLDMKRVLRIAGITAFYTVLAGIAFGFLGTGLFTIMIMVALLTVICIVAGIYTGYHFGFEQKTKVYIVGAILFWAAGIDVIVRLVSAK, encoded by the coding sequence ATGGGCTGGATAGAATATCTGTTAATCGTGGCGGGAAGCTCACTGGAGATTTTCGTTGCGATGGAATGTCAGGGATCCCTGATCCAGAAAGTAAATAAGAAACAGCTTACAGCCATTTGCTTCATAGTTGCAGTTTGCCAGTTGTTAGCAATGTATATCGGGTATTTTCTGTCAAGCTTTCTTAATGGGAAATACTCGGTGAAGGATGAAGCACTTTTAGGAGAGATAATTTCTATCGGAATACTGATAGGACTGGGGATCAGGCTTATAGGAAAGGCTATAAGAAACGAAAGGATTGAGGAGCATTGTCAGGCGCAGCTTGACATGAAAAGAGTGCTAAGAATAGCAGGAATCACCGCATTTTATACGGTTCTTGCAGGAATAGCATTCGGCTTCCTCGGTACCGGACTTTTCACCATTATGATAATGGTGGCGCTGCTCACTGTCATCTGCATAGTGGCAGGCATTTACACAGGATATCATTTCGGTTTTGAGCAGAAGACAAAGGTATATATCGTGGGGGCGATACTCTTTTGGGCGGCTGGAATTGATGTGATAGTAAGGCTTGTAAGTGCAAAATAA
- a CDS encoding PolC-type DNA polymerase III, translating to MSNIDNIKNYTVIDLEMTGLSAKNDKIIEIGAARVRGGEIVDTISTLVNPKQHIPQRVQELTGITDSDVENAADMDEAVDNLLNFIGDDIILGQNVTFDYSFLKQWAVNHKRTLSLNAYDTLKIARKCLPAEQSKKLEDLCEYFGVSRKNAHRALDDAIETKQIFEKLLALMDEKGEPVESKPLVYKAKKQTPATAHQVRQLRELMAEYGIADIISWDNLTRSQASRLYDEYRSKYINRCVDGSE from the coding sequence ATGAGCAACATAGACAATATAAAAAATTACACGGTGATTGACCTTGAAATGACAGGTCTTTCAGCTAAAAACGACAAGATAATAGAGATAGGTGCGGCACGTGTGAGGGGCGGCGAGATAGTGGATACGATATCCACACTGGTAAATCCGAAGCAGCATATTCCACAGCGTGTGCAGGAATTAACGGGAATTACCGACAGTGATGTGGAAAACGCGGCAGATATGGACGAGGCTGTGGATAACCTGCTTAATTTTATCGGTGATGATATCATACTCGGGCAGAATGTGACCTTTGATTACAGCTTTTTAAAGCAGTGGGCGGTAAATCACAAGAGAACCCTCTCGCTGAATGCATATGATACTCTGAAAATAGCCAGAAAATGTCTGCCTGCTGAGCAGTCAAAGAAGCTGGAGGATTTGTGCGAGTATTTTGGTGTAAGTAGGAAAAATGCCCACAGGGCGCTCGATGATGCGATAGAGACAAAGCAGATATTTGAAAAGCTGCTTGCACTGATGGATGAAAAGGGTGAGCCGGTGGAGTCAAAGCCGCTTGTATACAAGGCAAAAAAACAGACACCAGCCACGGCACATCAGGTCAGACAGCTAAGGGAGCTGATGGCTGAGTATGGGATAGCAGATATCATATCGTGGGACAACCTGACCAGAAGTCAGGCCTCAAGGCTGTACGATGAATATCGCAGTAAGTACATTAATAGGTGTGTGGATGGCTCGGAATAA
- a CDS encoding VanW family protein: MKINKKALLLGTMAFVLVAASGMVSAYASGSSGTKKAKVQTITEGVCIGSVDVGGMTKEEAKKAVDAYVDSIKDTSFSLKGANGSFDATAQEMSVSADSDAAVDEALSVCHEGSLIDRFVESEELKKGNVAVKMYLSVDKQKTANMIYDKSDELNIKAVDNSLQRNGDSFDFVPGQEGKEVDVVKSVYAINDFLQNSWDGSANEIELVTNTVQPRGSKEELSKIKDNLGGFSTDFSSSAAGRATNVKNACSLINGSVIYPGEQFSVYEAISPITTDNGYQIAGAYENGQVVDSVGGGVCQVATTLYNAVIRAELEIVQRYNHSMIVSYVKPSDDAAIAGTYKDLKFKNNLDNPVYIEGYCSGGIITFNVYGVETRPANREISFRSETLSEEDPVTQFNFDAGQPVGYFNTEQSAHKGVTARLWKTVTVDGTVQSDEVFNNSKYKSSPKIVTVGTAGASAEVVAQLQAAAAANDEGSVKSIAASAAAAAQAAQAQATQTQDPNAAAQTQSAQTQTTDPNAAGQTQGAQTQLTDQNAAGQAQGAQTQ; encoded by the coding sequence ATGAAGATTAATAAAAAAGCATTATTACTGGGTACAATGGCATTTGTGCTTGTGGCAGCATCAGGCATGGTAAGTGCATATGCAAGCGGTTCGTCAGGCACAAAGAAGGCAAAGGTACAGACAATTACAGAGGGTGTGTGCATTGGCAGTGTGGATGTAGGCGGTATGACAAAGGAAGAAGCAAAAAAAGCAGTTGATGCCTATGTTGACAGCATAAAGGATACATCCTTTTCATTAAAGGGCGCCAATGGTTCCTTTGATGCAACAGCACAGGAAATGTCTGTTTCGGCGGACAGTGATGCAGCGGTGGATGAGGCTCTTTCAGTGTGCCATGAGGGCAGCCTGATTGACAGATTTGTGGAGTCAGAGGAGCTCAAAAAGGGCAATGTTGCCGTCAAGATGTATCTGTCGGTTGATAAACAAAAGACTGCAAATATGATTTATGATAAGAGCGACGAGCTCAATATAAAGGCAGTTGACAATTCGCTGCAGAGAAACGGCGACAGCTTCGATTTTGTTCCGGGACAGGAAGGCAAAGAGGTCGATGTGGTAAAATCAGTCTATGCTATAAATGACTTTTTGCAGAATAGCTGGGATGGCTCGGCGAATGAGATAGAGCTGGTCACAAATACGGTTCAGCCGAGGGGTTCAAAGGAAGAGCTCTCAAAGATTAAGGATAATCTGGGAGGCTTTTCTACCGATTTCAGCAGCTCGGCAGCAGGGCGTGCAACCAATGTAAAGAACGCATGCAGCCTGATAAACGGCAGTGTCATATATCCGGGGGAGCAGTTCTCGGTTTACGAGGCTATCAGCCCTATCACAACTGACAACGGCTATCAGATAGCAGGCGCATACGAGAACGGTCAGGTAGTTGACTCGGTAGGTGGAGGTGTGTGTCAGGTTGCGACCACTCTCTACAATGCGGTTATAAGGGCTGAGCTTGAGATAGTGCAGCGCTACAACCATTCCATGATAGTAAGCTACGTAAAGCCATCTGACGATGCGGCAATCGCAGGTACCTACAAGGATCTTAAGTTTAAAAATAATCTGGACAATCCGGTGTATATAGAGGGCTATTGCAGTGGAGGAATTATTACCTTCAATGTGTACGGAGTGGAGACGAGACCCGCAAACAGGGAAATTTCCTTCAGGAGTGAGACACTTTCCGAGGAGGATCCGGTCACGCAGTTTAATTTTGATGCAGGTCAGCCGGTCGGTTATTTCAACACCGAGCAGTCTGCACACAAGGGAGTGACCGCAAGGCTATGGAAGACGGTCACAGTTGATGGAACAGTGCAGAGCGATGAGGTATTCAACAACAGCAAGTACAAGTCATCACCGAAAATCGTGACGGTTGGTACAGCAGGAGCATCAGCGGAGGTTGTTGCGCAGCTTCAGGCGGCGGCAGCGGCTAATGATGAGGGCTCGGTTAAATCCATTGCTGCGTCTGCGGCAGCAGCGGCTCAGGCAGCACAGGCTCAGGCAACCCAGACACAGGATCCAAACGCGGCAGCTCAGACACAGAGCGCGCAGACACAGACTACAGATCCGAATGCAGCAGGGCAGACACAAGGTGCTCAGACACAGCTGACAGACCAGAATGCGGCAGGACAGGCACAGGGAGCACAGACGCAGTAA
- a CDS encoding CPBP family intramembrane glutamic endopeptidase: MKQKLRNLSAPANIIFAILAVFIFIAPLQWSGKVLGLIPGMEKADDYLLQAIVETVVLVIFLGITYIFGLWDIFKENAAGWTRSLYTGGFFIVYCLYAVVSGIYLCFLGEHGDVKAFYNIIFFFIAVCLVGLVEELVFRGVVFNLLLRAFPKTKGGITGAVVLGGVLFGLMHFSNMGAGVKFSSCLIQVISAGLMGVLFCMIYASTRNFWMLAIFHTVVDMGGLLSSGIFEGGGAADRINEFSAVNCVAFVVLGIPMFVMLRKSRRIRLEMLYNNETIIDDEREGAKLAVVSLVLGICSIIFSFFGYLMGLGIVGMLASKMSKRAKQYNNAIATAGMITSIIGFVLSVICTIGMMVLFASGIYDRLVNMTM; this comes from the coding sequence ATGAAACAGAAATTGAGAAACCTTTCGGCACCGGCCAATATAATATTTGCCATTCTTGCAGTTTTTATTTTCATTGCACCCTTGCAGTGGAGCGGAAAAGTTCTGGGACTGATTCCGGGCATGGAAAAGGCGGATGATTATCTGCTGCAGGCTATTGTGGAGACAGTTGTTTTAGTTATTTTTCTTGGCATCACATATATATTTGGGCTGTGGGATATTTTTAAGGAAAATGCAGCAGGATGGACAAGAAGCTTATACACAGGCGGTTTTTTCATAGTGTACTGTTTGTATGCTGTTGTTTCAGGCATTTATTTGTGCTTTTTGGGTGAGCATGGTGATGTGAAGGCATTTTACAACATCATCTTTTTCTTTATTGCGGTCTGCCTTGTAGGGCTCGTTGAGGAGCTGGTGTTCAGAGGAGTGGTGTTTAATCTGCTGCTGAGAGCTTTTCCAAAGACGAAAGGTGGAATCACAGGAGCCGTAGTTTTGGGAGGCGTACTGTTTGGATTGATGCATTTTTCCAATATGGGCGCAGGGGTTAAGTTCAGCAGTTGTCTGATACAGGTTATTTCAGCAGGACTCATGGGCGTGTTGTTTTGTATGATATACGCTTCTACACGCAATTTCTGGATGCTTGCCATTTTCCATACTGTTGTAGATATGGGCGGACTTTTATCATCAGGAATATTTGAGGGAGGCGGAGCTGCTGACAGGATTAATGAGTTTTCAGCAGTGAACTGTGTCGCATTTGTCGTGCTCGGTATTCCTATGTTTGTTATGCTGCGTAAATCAAGGCGTATCCGTCTTGAGATGCTCTACAACAATGAGACCATCATAGATGACGAGAGGGAGGGCGCTAAGCTTGCAGTGGTTTCACTGGTGCTTGGCATTTGCAGTATTATTTTCTCGTTTTTTGGCTATCTGATGGGGCTTGGAATTGTCGGCATGCTTGCTTCCAAAATGTCAAAAAGGGCAAAGCAGTATAACAATGCAATAGCAACTGCCGGTATGATTACATCGATAATAGGATTTGTACTGTCGGTAATCTGCACGATTGGCATGATGGTGCTGTTTGCAAGTGGCATTTATGACAGACTTGTTAATATGACTATGTAA